The DNA window GCCGGATCCTGACGCGCTCGTTTGGTGGGTGAACCACGGGGTAAAGCAGCGACTATGGCTTTCGCCGAGTATCAAAACGAGCTGTACGACCAGTCGCTGTACGGCAATCAGCCGCAGTACCCGATCAGGTTCGAGGAGCTGGAGAAGACGGCGACGGCGGCGATGACGCCGAAGGTGCTGGGCTACGTGGCGGGCGGCGCCGGTGACGAGCACACCCAGCGCGCCAACTGCGCGGCCTTCAAGCGGTGGGGGCTGTACCCGCGCATGGGGATCGCCCCCGAACAGCGCGATATGTCCGTCGAGTTGTTCGGCATGAGGTTTCCGTCGCCGATATTCATGGCACCCATCGGCGTCATCGGGGTGTGCGACCCAGACGGCCACGGGGACATGCTCTGCGCGCGGGCCTCGGTCCGCACGGGCGTGCCGTTCTTCGCGGGAACACTATCGGCCGACCCGATGGAAGACCTCGCCGCCGAACTGGGCGATACGCCGGCGTTTTTCCAGCTGTACACGCCGCCGGACCGCAAGATGGCCGCCAGCCTGGTGCACCGGGCCGAGGCGGCCGGCTTCAAGGGCATCGCCGTCACCCTCGACACCTGGGTCACCGGCTGGCGCCCCCGCGACCTGAGCGGCGGGAACTACCCGCAGGTGCCCAGTGGCTGCCTGGCCAACTACACCAGCGATCCGGTCTTTCGCGCCAACCTGAGCCGGGGCGAAGACGCCACCGAGGCGGCGGTGCGCAAGCTGCCGATCTTCGGTGGGCCGTTCCGCTGGTCCGACCTGGAGTGGCTGCGATCCGAGACCAGCCTGCCGCTGATGGTCAAGGGCATCTGCCATCCCGACGATGTTCGCCGCGCCAAAGACATTGGTGTGGACGGCATTTACTGCTCCAACCATGGCGGACGGCAGGCCAACGGCGGGCTGCCCTGCTTGGATTGCCTGCCCGGGGTGATCGAGGCCGCCGAGGGGATGCCGGTGCTGTTCGACTCGGGTGTCCGCGGCGGCGCCGACATCATCAAAGCGCTCGCGCTGGGCGCGACCGCCGTGGGGATCGGCCGCCCCTACGCCTACGGGCTGGCCATCGGTGGCGTCGACGGCCTCGTGCACGTGCTGCGCTAGCTGCTGGCCGAGGCCGATTTGATCATGGCCGTCGACGGATATCCCTCGCTCAAGGACCTGACCCCCGACGCGCTGCGGCGCGTCGAATACGCTCAATGACAACGATTTTCGTAGATTATTCGTAGCTGCCCTCCACATACCAGCGCCGCTGGCGATAGCACAGCAGCAGCGCGCGCTCGTTCTCCAGCAACACCTGGGCGCGGGCGGTGCGGCCCTTGCCCAGGTCGGGGTCCCACCAACGCTCGTCGACCGGCCAGGGCCCCGACCACCAGCACAGCCGTTCGTCTCGGCCGTGGGCAACCATGCGCGCGGGGTCGGCGGAGAACAGCCCCCGGATGGTCACCCGTATCGGGTTTCCTTGGGCGTCAAGCAGTTCCACCGGGTCGTCGAGCAGCACCGCCGGTGACGGCTCGGGCAGCCGGCCGGGCCACGGCAGCTCGGGATCGGCGCGCGGTACCGGCTCATCGCCGAGCGGGATCAGCGTGATGCGCCCGGCCGGGCCCCGCCCGCCGGACAGCACCGGCACTCGCACCGCCTCCGGACCGAGCAGACCCTGCACCCGCACCAGGGCGCGGCGGGCCCGCAGCCTGTCCTCCTCGCCCAGGCCGCCCCAGAGCGGCAACTGCAGCGCCTCGGCGGATACCGCCTCGACCGCCTGCAGCCGCAACCGCGTCACCGCGGCGGTGGGACGCGGATTGCGCGCGGTGCGGCTGCTCAACCAGCCGTCGAGCTGCCAGCGCACCCGGTCGGCGGTGGCGTCCTCGGTCAACGGCTCGGCGCACCGCCACACCCGGTGCAGTTCTTCGCCGTTGGGGGTGACGGCGTGGATGGCCAGCCGGGTGCATCCCACGCCGGCGGCCATCAGCGTCTGATGCAACCTGCCGGCCAGTGAGCGCCCGGCGAACGCCGCGGCATCAACCCGGTCGATCGGCGGATCGCAGTCCAGCACGGCCTCGAGCTCGGCCGGTGGTTCCCGGCCCGACGGTGGTCGTTCGGGTTCGCCGCGCGCCAACCGGTGTGCGGCCACGCCGTCGGCGCCGAACCTGGAAGCCACGTCGCTGCGCGCCAGCGCGGCGAACTGCCCGATGGTGCGAATCCCCATCCGCCACAACAGGTCCGTCAGTTCTTCGCGGCCCGCACCGGACAGGCTCGGCTCGGTGGCGAGTTGGCGGATGGACAGCACCGACAAAAACCTCGCGTCGCCCCCCGGCTCGACGACACGGCCCGCCCGCGCCGCGAAGACCGCGGTGGACAACTGGTCGGCGATCCCGGCCTGACACTCGGCGCCGGCCACCGCCACCGCATCGATCAGCCGTTCGGCGGCGGTGGCCTCGGACCCGAAATAGCGGGCCGCCCCGCGCACCGGCAACACCAGCAGGCCGGGCCGCAGCACCTCGGCGCGAGGCACCAGGTCGTCCACCGCCGCGATCACCGCTTCGAAGAAGCGGGCGTCGCGGTCCGCGTCGGCGGCGGTGACGTGCAGTTGCGGGCACCGGGCCGCCGCCTCCCGGCGTCGCAGCCCCCGCCGCACTCCCGCCGCGCGTGCGGCCGACGAGCAGGCGATCACCCGGTTGGCCAACGTGACAGCGATCGGGGTGGAGGCGGACAGGCCCGCGGCCGCCGCCGCCGCGACCGCGGGCCAATCCATGCACCAGATCGCCAACACCCTTGAACCAGAAGGGGATACCACGCTTTATCCCGCTCGCGCTCGGGTCATCACCCGTCGTCCCGCACACATCCCGCTGACCTGCAGCCGCACCGCAGCGATCCGGCCGAATCCAGGGACGGGCGGCACCCGATCACCCGGAGTGATGTCATAACCGCAGACCCGGGCGGCAAGGCGCGTCGGCGCCCCCTGCCAATCGCCGCCGGTGACCAACAGGGTGCAGCCCCTGTTCCGGGCGCGGGCCACCACCGCCCGCGCCCGGGTAGGCGGCACCCGGCGCCCGCCCAGCCCCAGCACCACCAGATCCATGCCGTCGACGAGCACCGCGGCCACCTCCACCGGATCGGTTCCGGGATCCGGGATCACCGCGAGCCGGCTCAGGTCCGCCCCCATCTCCGCGGCGGCCAGCAGCCCGATGTCCGGCTGACCGACGATTGCGGCGTTGCCACCGGCCGCCGTGACCGCGGCCACCATGCTCAACAACAGCGACCGGGCACCCGAGAGCACCGCGACCGTCCCCCGCGGCACCGGCGCGGGCAGCAGCTCGGCCAGCCACGCCGGGAGCGCCAGCTGGGACTCCGCGTCCGGCAGCAGGTCCTCGGCGGGCACGGCGGCGGCCGGCCCCCTCTTCCCGGAGATGCTCGCCATCCGTCGGCGAAGCGATTCTAGCTGTTCAGCACGGGTTTCCTGGCGGTGACTGGAGGCAAAAGCCGCGGTCATGACAGCCTCCTATCACCCGCTTTCCGGGAGCTTCCGGGGAGTGTATTCGAATGTATGTTCGATGCATTTCGCAGTAAACACCCGCCCTCCGACAACCGTCAAGCGACGCGAGGGACAGCGTTATGCGATCGATACTGGTGGGGCTGATGGGTGCCATGTGGCCGCATTCTCGCGGAAATCAGGCCGGGCCAGCTACTCCCACTCGATGGTGCCGGGGGGTTTGCTGGTGATGTCCAGCACCACCCGGTTGACCTCGGCCACCTCGTTGGTGATGCGGGTCGAGATGCGCTCGAGCACCTCGTAGGGGACCCGGGTCCAGTCGGCGGTCATGGCGTCCTCGCTGGACACCGGCCGCAGCACGATCGGGTGCCCGTAGGTGCGGTTGTCGCCCTGCACACCGACCGAGCGGACCTCGCCCAGCAGCACCACCGGGCACTGCCAGATCAGGTTGTCCAGGCCGGCGGCGGTGAGTTCCTCACGCGCGATCAAGTCGGCGCGGCGCAGCGTCTCCAACCGCTGCGCGGTGACCTCGCCGACGATCCGGATGCCCAGACCGGGGCCCGGAAAGGGTTGGCGCGCAACGATTTCCTCCGGCAGGCCAAGCTCACGTCCGACGGCGCGCACCTCGTCCTTGAACAGCAGCCGCAGCGGCTCGACGAGCTTGAACTTCAGGTCGTCGGGCAGGCCACCGACGTTGTGGTGGCTTTTGATGTTGGCGGTCCCGCTGCCCCCACCGGATTCCACCACGTCCGGGTACAGCGTGCCCTGCACCAGGAAATCAACCTCAGACCCGGTGTCGCTCAAGATCTCCCGCACCGCGCCCTCGAAGGCGCGGATGAACTGGCGACCGATGATCTTGCGCTTGCCCTCGGGGTTGGTCACTCCCGACAGCGCCTGCAGGAAGGTGTCGGCAGCGTCGACGGTGACCAGGTTGGCTCCGGTGGCGGCGACGAAATCGCGCTGCACCTGCGCGCGTTCGCCGGCGCGCAACAGCCCGTGGTCAACGAAAACACAGGTCAACCGGTCACCGATGGCGCGCTGCACCAGCGCGGCGGCCACCGCGGAGTCCACGCCGCCGGACAGCCCGCAGATGGCGTGGCCGTCGCCGATCTGTTCGCGCACCTGCTCCACCAGCGCGCTGGCGATGTTGGCCGTCGTCCAGTCCGCGCCCAGCCCGGCGAAGTCGTGCAGGAAGCGGCTGAGCACCTGCTGTCCGTGCGGGGTGTGCATGACCTCCGGGTGGTACTGCACGCCGGCCAGGCCCCGCTGGCGGTTCTCGAAGCCGGCCACCGAGGCACCGGAGCTGCTGGCCACCACCTCGAACCCGTCCGGCGCGGCCGTGACCGCGTCACCATGGCTCATCCATACCGGTTGCGAACTCGGTAGCCCCGAATGCAGTTCGCCGCCAAGAACTTTCAGCTCGGTACGACCGTATTCACTGGTTCCGGTATGGGCGACGGTGCCGCCGAGGGCCTGCGCCATGGCCTGAAACCCGTAGCAGATGCCGAACACCGGCACCCCGAGATCGAACACCGCCGGATCGAGCTGCGGCGCGCCCGGCTCGTACACGCTGGACGGTCCGCCGGAGAGCACCAGCGCCAGTGGGTCGCGGGCCTTGATCTCCTCGACCGTGGTGGTGTGCGGGATGACCTCGGAGAACACCCGGGCCTCGCGGACGCGACGGGCGATCAGCTGCGCATACTGTGCGCCGAAATCGACGACCAACACGGGCCGCTGCGAGGGGGTTTCCACGGCAGCCAGCTTAGTGGCTACCGGAGGCTGCCCGGGTGCGGCCGTACCCTCGCCCAGCGCTCATCGACGCGCTGCTCGGAATCCGGGATTGATCGCGGGGAACCCCCTACAGCGAAAACGCTTGACACACCGCACTGACGGTCTGAAGGTCACCTTCGAAGTGAACTCGCCGCAGCGCCGCCTTACGCTTGGCCTCGGTTGACCCCAGCCGCGCGTTCACCAGATCGGTCGCGCCGGCGGTGAGCGTCACCGAGGGCTCGCCGCGAGCGGCGGCCAGGCGCCCCTGCGTTATCGCGAATTCGAATCTGCGGCCGTCGATCTCGGCGCGGCACGTCACCTCCAACCCGGCCGCGCGCGCCGAGTTGAAGCCCAGCAGGAGGCCGGCCAGGAAGCCGTTGAGGGGCGTCGCCGGGCCGTCCCCGATCGGGTCGAGCCGGTCCAGCCCGAACCACGCGACACTTTGCAAGATGGGCAGTACCCGCTGCCACCCCATGTCGCTGAGGGTGTAGACGGTGCGCCCGATCGGCGCCGGCAGGTCGGCACGGTCGACGAGCCCGGCTTCCTGTAGTTCCCTTAGCCGCTCGGCCAGCAGATTCGTTGCGATGCCCGGCAGCTCGTCGCGCAGGTCACCGTAGCGGCGCGGTCCGCCGACCAGCTCACGCAGGATCAGCAACGTCCACCGCTCGCCCAGGACGTCGAGCCCGCGCGCGATCGGACAGTTCTGGTTGTAGTTCCTGCGGGACGCCACCCCGCCAGGCTACCGCATGGTACACGTGTTTTTCAACTTATTACTTGAATTATTTGTCTATTAGATTTATTGTCTTGTTCATGCTTCTCGCACCGATAGTCCGCAGTCATCCTGTTCCCGCACTCGCCGTAATCTGCCTCGGCGTCTTCGTCATCAGCGTCGACGCCACCATCGTCAACGTCGCGTTGCCCACGTTGTCGCGCGAACTCGGCGCCGACACCGCCCAGCTGCAATGGATCGTCGACGCCTACACCCTGGTGATGTCCGGCCTGCTGCTGTCGGCCGGCAGCCTGTCCGACCGTTACGGCCGCAGGGGGTGGCTCAACTCCGGGCTGGCCCTGTTCGCGCTCACCTCCGCCGTTGCGGCGCAAGTTAATTCGGCCGACGCGCTGATCGCGGCCCGCGCGGCCATGGGCATAGGCGCGGCGGTGATCTTCCCGACCACACTGGGACTGATCACCAACATCTTCACCGACGCGGCGGCGCGCGCCAAGGCGATCGGGCTGTGGGCGGCGATGGTGGGCGTCGGGGTGGCCGTGGGACCGATCAGCGGCGGCTGGCTGCTCGAACACTTCTGGTGGGGCTCGATCTTCATGGTGAACATTCCCATTGCCGCACTGGCCATCATCGGCGGCCTCCTCTTCGTCCCGACCTCACGTGACCCGGCCGCGCCGCGCATCGACGTCCCCGGCCTCGTCCTGTCGGCGGCCGGCGTCACAACGCTGGTCTACACGGTCATCGAGGCGCCCACCTGGGGATGGACCGACGGCCGGACCGCGGCCGGATTCGCCTTGGCGACAGGGCTTCTCGCCGGGTTCGCGCTCTGGGAACGGCATACCGCCCAGCCGATGCTGGACGTGTCGGTGTTCTTCGACCGCCGGTTCTCCGGCGGCAGCCTGGCGGTGACCGCCGGCTTCCTCACCTTGTTCGGGTTCATCTTCGTCATCACCCAGTATTTCCAATTCATCAAGGACTACAGCGCTTTTCAGAGTGGCGTACGGCTGCTTCCGGTCGCCGCCTCGATCGCGCTGGCCAGCATCCTGGGACCCCGGCTGGTGCAACGGGTCGGCACCACGGCCGTCGTCGCCGCCGGTCTGACCGTGTTCGCCGCCGGTCTTGCGTGGGCGTCGACGGCGGATGCCGCCACACCCTATGACCAGATCGCCATCCAGATGCTGCTGCTCGGCGGCGGCCTCGGCCTGACCGTTTCGCCGGCCACCGAGGCGATCATGGGATCGCTGTCCGTCGACAAGGCCGGCGTCGGCTCGGCCGTCAACGACACCACGCGTGAACTCGGCGGCACCCTGGGCGTCGCCATCGCCGGCAGCATCTTCGCGTCGGTGTATTCGGGACACCTCGGGGCGGCCGCGTTGACCGGATTGCCCGCCGAGCCCATGCGGCACTCAATGGCATTGGCGCACCGGGTGATTCAGCAATTGCCCGCGCCGCAAGCCGGCTACGTCCGCGGCGTCGTCGATCGCGCGTTCCTGGACGGCCTGCAGGTGAGCTCGCTGGTCTGCGCGGGCATCGCGCTGGGGGCCGCAATCGTCGTCGGCTGGCTACTGCCGGCGCGTCAAACCGAAAGGGAAGTCTCATGACCAACAGCACCTATGTCCTCGGCCACGCCGACGTGGAAGTGCGGCGGCTCCTCCTGCAGGGACGGCTGTACAACCACTACACCGAGCACGCGCTGCGGCTCGCCGGGCTGCGCCCGGGCATGCTGGTGCTCGATATCGGGTGCGGGCCCGGTGACGTGTCGTTCGTCGCCGCCCGGCTGGTCGGCCCGACGGGAAGTGTCCTCGGGGTGGACGCCGCGCCCGCGATGGTCGACCTCGCCCGCATGCGCGCCGCCGAACAAGGCTTGGGCACAGTACAATTCACCCAGGCTGTCGTCGACGAGCTCGCGCTGGACCAACCGGTGGACGCGGTCATCGGCCGGCTGATCCTGATGCACCTGCCCGACCCGGCCGCCACGCTGCGGCACCTGCGCACGCAGGTGCGCCCCGGCGGCGTCCTCGCGTTCTCCGAGAACGACATCACCGCGACGCGCAGCATCCCCGACCTGCCGCTGTTCGGGCGGGTCACGGGCGGGATCGTCCGTGCCTTCGAGGCCATGGGGCTGCGCGCCGAGTTCGGCACCACCCTGCACCGGGTGTTCGCCGACGCCGGCCTGGGCGCGCCCAGCCTGACGCAGGGCACGCCCATCGGGACCGCCGCCGACGCCGACATCCTGGCCTATGCCGCGGAAGTCTGGCGGTTGGTCTCCCCCATCGCCGAACAGGGCGGCTTCGCCATCGACGAGCTCGCCGACATCGAGGACTTCGTGCCGCGATTCCGCGAGGAGGCGCTCGCGGTCAACGCCCTCATCACCATGCCTCCGCTGATCACCGCATGGACAAAGGTGGACAAATGAACGACACGATCGCCGTCCAATACTCGACCGGGCTGTCGCGGCGCAACATCGAGAACGCCCTGGCCGCCGCCGGCAAGGACCTCGACCACCTGGAACCCGCGGACCTGGGGCTGCTGGAGGACTTTCACACCATGGGTCGCTTCGCCACCAGCCAACTGGTGGACCTGGCGGCCATCACCGGCGCAAGCCGGGTGCTCGACGCGGGCAGCGGGATCGGCGGCACCGCCCGCTACGTCGCCGACCGGTGTGGCTGCGCGGTGACCGCCGTGGACCTCACCGAGGAATACTGTGACACACACCGCTGGCTCAACCGGCTTGTCGGGCTGGATGATTCGATCACCGTTTTCCAAGGCGACGTCACCGCATTGCCCTTCCCGCCCGGCTCGTTCGACGTCGTCGTCAGTCAACACGTTCAGATGAACGTGGCCGATAAGGCGGGTCTGTACCGCGAAGCCCGCCGCGTACTCACCGCCGGTGGCCGGCTTGCCATGTGGGACTTGACCATTGGTGACCGCCGCGCGCTCGACTTCCCGCTGCCCTGGGCCAACACACCCGCCAACAGCCATCTGGTGACCCCCGAGGAGCTGCGATCCCTCGTCGCTTCCGCGGGGTTCACCGTCGAGCGCTGGAACGATCTCACCGACACCGCGAGCTCGCTCATGCAGGCGTTGCTCGCACAACCGCCCCAACCGCTGGGCCTGCACGCGTTTGTCACCGACTTTCGTCGCAAGGCCGAAAACCTCACCCAGGCGCTAGCCGACGGACGCCTGCGCGCGATCCAGGGGGTCGTGTGCGCAGCGAGTGCGGGCTGAATATAGTGCGGCCCAACTAGATTCCAGGACAGCGTTACACGATGACGTGGAGCGGCGGCCGCGGAGAGGTCATGTTCCTGCAGCGGTCCGACGGCTCGGGATTGCGTTACTTCACGACCGGAACCGGGGCTAGTTGTTTGTCGGTGGTGGTTGGGGCTGGAAGGGTTCATACCACCACCAGTCGGCGCGCTCGCCGGTAGGTCCCGGGCAGGGCGCCACCGCGGGAGGGGGTTGGGTCGGTGGGCGTGCCAGAGATCCCGGGCTCAGTAACCGGCCGGCGTCGTCGGTGACGGTGAGAGCGCCTGCGGGTCCGGTGATGGTGATGACGCCCCGATGGTGCAACCGGTGATGATGAGGGCATAGCAGCACCAGGTTGGCCAACTCCGTGGGGCCGCCGTCCTCCCAGTGCCAGATGTGATGGGCGTGCAGACCACGGGTGGCACCGCAACCCGGAACCACGCACGTGCGGTCGCGGTACTCCAGCGCGCGGCGAAGCCGCCGGTTGATCAGGCGGGTCGCCCTCCCGGCACCGATGACCTCACCGTGACGCTCGAACCAGACTTCGGCAGTGC is part of the Mycobacterium mantenii genome and encodes:
- a CDS encoding DNA polymerase Y family protein, with the translated sequence MDWPAVAAAAAAGLSASTPIAVTLANRVIACSSAARAAGVRRGLRRREAAARCPQLHVTAADADRDARFFEAVIAAVDDLVPRAEVLRPGLLVLPVRGAARYFGSEATAAERLIDAVAVAGAECQAGIADQLSTAVFAARAGRVVEPGGDARFLSVLSIRQLATEPSLSGAGREELTDLLWRMGIRTIGQFAALARSDVASRFGADGVAAHRLARGEPERPPSGREPPAELEAVLDCDPPIDRVDAAAFAGRSLAGRLHQTLMAAGVGCTRLAIHAVTPNGEELHRVWRCAEPLTEDATADRVRWQLDGWLSSRTARNPRPTAAVTRLRLQAVEAVSAEALQLPLWGGLGEEDRLRARRALVRVQGLLGPEAVRVPVLSGGRGPAGRITLIPLGDEPVPRADPELPWPGRLPEPSPAVLLDDPVELLDAQGNPIRVTIRGLFSADPARMVAHGRDERLCWWSGPWPVDERWWDPDLGKGRTARAQVLLENERALLLCYRQRRWYVEGSYE
- the guaA gene encoding glutamine-hydrolyzing GMP synthase; this translates as MAAVETPSQRPVLVVDFGAQYAQLIARRVREARVFSEVIPHTTTVEEIKARDPLALVLSGGPSSVYEPGAPQLDPAVFDLGVPVFGICYGFQAMAQALGGTVAHTGTSEYGRTELKVLGGELHSGLPSSQPVWMSHGDAVTAAPDGFEVVASSSGASVAGFENRQRGLAGVQYHPEVMHTPHGQQVLSRFLHDFAGLGADWTTANIASALVEQVREQIGDGHAICGLSGGVDSAVAAALVQRAIGDRLTCVFVDHGLLRAGERAQVQRDFVAATGANLVTVDAADTFLQALSGVTNPEGKRKIIGRQFIRAFEGAVREILSDTGSEVDFLVQGTLYPDVVESGGGSGTANIKSHHNVGGLPDDLKFKLVEPLRLLFKDEVRAVGRELGLPEEIVARQPFPGPGLGIRIVGEVTAQRLETLRRADLIAREELTAAGLDNLIWQCPVVLLGEVRSVGVQGDNRTYGHPIVLRPVSSEDAMTADWTRVPYEVLERISTRITNEVAEVNRVVLDITSKPPGTIEWE
- a CDS encoding winged helix-turn-helix transcriptional regulator, which encodes MASRRNYNQNCPIARGLDVLGERWTLLILRELVGGPRRYGDLRDELPGIATNLLAERLRELQEAGLVDRADLPAPIGRTVYTLSDMGWQRVLPILQSVAWFGLDRLDPIGDGPATPLNGFLAGLLLGFNSARAAGLEVTCRAEIDGRRFEFAITQGRLAAARGEPSVTLTAGATDLVNARLGSTEAKRKAALRRVHFEGDLQTVSAVCQAFSL
- a CDS encoding MFS transporter; translated protein: MLLAPIVRSHPVPALAVICLGVFVISVDATIVNVALPTLSRELGADTAQLQWIVDAYTLVMSGLLLSAGSLSDRYGRRGWLNSGLALFALTSAVAAQVNSADALIAARAAMGIGAAVIFPTTLGLITNIFTDAAARAKAIGLWAAMVGVGVAVGPISGGWLLEHFWWGSIFMVNIPIAALAIIGGLLFVPTSRDPAAPRIDVPGLVLSAAGVTTLVYTVIEAPTWGWTDGRTAAGFALATGLLAGFALWERHTAQPMLDVSVFFDRRFSGGSLAVTAGFLTLFGFIFVITQYFQFIKDYSAFQSGVRLLPVAASIALASILGPRLVQRVGTTAVVAAGLTVFAAGLAWASTADAATPYDQIAIQMLLLGGGLGLTVSPATEAIMGSLSVDKAGVGSAVNDTTRELGGTLGVAIAGSIFASVYSGHLGAAALTGLPAEPMRHSMALAHRVIQQLPAPQAGYVRGVVDRAFLDGLQVSSLVCAGIALGAAIVVGWLLPARQTEREVS
- a CDS encoding class I SAM-dependent methyltransferase, whose translation is MTNSTYVLGHADVEVRRLLLQGRLYNHYTEHALRLAGLRPGMLVLDIGCGPGDVSFVAARLVGPTGSVLGVDAAPAMVDLARMRAAEQGLGTVQFTQAVVDELALDQPVDAVIGRLILMHLPDPAATLRHLRTQVRPGGVLAFSENDITATRSIPDLPLFGRVTGGIVRAFEAMGLRAEFGTTLHRVFADAGLGAPSLTQGTPIGTAADADILAYAAEVWRLVSPIAEQGGFAIDELADIEDFVPRFREEALAVNALITMPPLITAWTKVDK
- a CDS encoding class I SAM-dependent methyltransferase, which gives rise to MNDTIAVQYSTGLSRRNIENALAAAGKDLDHLEPADLGLLEDFHTMGRFATSQLVDLAAITGASRVLDAGSGIGGTARYVADRCGCAVTAVDLTEEYCDTHRWLNRLVGLDDSITVFQGDVTALPFPPGSFDVVVSQHVQMNVADKAGLYREARRVLTAGGRLAMWDLTIGDRRALDFPLPWANTPANSHLVTPEELRSLVASAGFTVERWNDLTDTASSLMQALLAQPPQPLGLHAFVTDFRRKAENLTQALADGRLRAIQGVVCAASAG